From a region of the ANME-2 cluster archaeon genome:
- a CDS encoding HEPN domain-containing protein → MSEKESSLPEDWFEKGDEDKKAVEILLKHGGSVSVSSYLIQQMLEKYIKGFLPSKNWRLKRTHDLEELLDKMVEYDLSFEEFRELSQEATAFYFFERYPFFGSELSREEVERIYNKSLELIRKIEDDKFGATEPRFAYAGAGPGQD, encoded by the coding sequence ATGTCAGAGAAGGAATCAAGCCTGCCTGAAGACTGGTTCGAAAAAGGCGACGAGGATAAAAAAGCAGTTGAAATCCTGTTGAAGCATGGCGGTAGTGTATCAGTTTCATCCTATCTGATCCAGCAGATGCTGGAAAAATATATAAAAGGGTTTTTGCCATCAAAAAATTGGAGACTTAAACGAACCCACGATCTTGAAGAACTTCTTGATAAAATGGTTGAATATGACCTGTCCTTTGAAGAGTTTAGGGAACTATCACAGGAAGCTACTGCGTTTTATTTTTTTGAACGCTATCCTTTTTTTGGCAGTGAACTAAGTCGGGAAGAGGTTGAGAGAATTTACAATAAATCATTGGAATTGATCAGGAAAATTGAAGACGATAAATTCGGTGCCACAGAACCACGCTTTGCATATGCTGGAGCAGGACCGGGGCAGGATTGA
- a CDS encoding diadenylate cyclase, with amino-acid sequence MVEKSFLIQSAVNIAEEISASAIIIMSNDLPLEIDTHIPVMLASTSAMMAADHLLEASNVEEGKDSTGRLQAISETLYYKGTLGSERISDASVIAFIANMLAADHVVGIVSHGETTSIVVHDLKANPVVKELRACSERVNLNILKSVLMIAMDLGAYGREGKPVGTAFIIGDMEEVMKRSHQLVLNPFFGHPKEELNIRDPAKWETVKEFAQLDGIFVMDSHGYIHAAGRYLDVNAREVEMVKGLGGRHASAAAITRDTEAIAVTTSESDGIVRVYRDGIQIIEIDPRASKVSRYK; translated from the coding sequence ATGGTTGAAAAAAGCTTTTTAATCCAAAGCGCAGTAAATATCGCCGAAGAGATATCTGCGTCTGCCATAATAATAATGTCAAACGACCTGCCCCTTGAGATTGATACCCATATCCCTGTCATGCTTGCTTCCACATCTGCAATGATGGCGGCCGATCACCTCCTTGAAGCCAGTAATGTGGAAGAAGGAAAAGATTCCACAGGGCGGCTCCAGGCCATCTCCGAGACACTTTATTATAAAGGAACATTGGGGTCAGAACGCATAAGTGATGCTTCAGTTATTGCATTTATTGCTAATATGCTGGCAGCAGACCACGTAGTGGGCATCGTCTCACACGGCGAAACAACCAGTATTGTCGTGCATGACCTGAAAGCCAATCCTGTAGTTAAAGAACTAAGGGCATGCTCGGAGCGGGTCAACCTGAATATCCTAAAATCTGTCCTGATGATCGCCATGGACCTGGGCGCATATGGCAGGGAAGGAAAACCTGTGGGCACTGCTTTTATAATCGGTGACATGGAAGAGGTAATGAAACGTTCCCACCAGCTTGTGTTGAATCCCTTTTTTGGCCATCCTAAAGAAGAACTCAATATCCGCGATCCTGCAAAATGGGAGACTGTTAAGGAATTTGCCCAGCTGGACGGGATATTTGTCATGGACAGCCACGGATATATCCATGCAGCTGGCCGGTATCTTGATGTCAATGCAAGGGAAGTGGAGATGGTTAAAGGCCTGGGCGGTCGGCACGCTTCAGCCGCAGCCATCACACGGGACACGGAAGCAATAGCAGTCACTACATCTGAGAGCGATGGAATAGTCAGGGTCTACAGGGATGGTATCCAGATAATCGAGATCGATCCCAGGGCCTCAAAAGTATCTCGATACAAGTAG
- a CDS encoding Fic family protein — translation MSNTDTSLIQESVLSHINEKIQMLNSKRPLPVDAVNKLQKEIRLYHTYHSNAIEGNTLTLPETKIVLEEGITIGGKSIKDHLEATNNAKAFDLLEDIAKSNKGIDHVVIQHIHEIVTAGILEEAGKYRTKNVRITGAIKTPPDWSKVIILLDELINKIDQSNMHPIETVAFLHHRFVEIHPFIDGNGRVARLLTNLYLITKGYPPIVITTENRRKYYKFLKSADNGNLSPFVNFIAKAVDESITMYLSIFGGTDELLPLKELAKETTYSQEYLSLRARQGVLDAVKIGRVWYSSKRALKEYRLQNVIPKRKLNL, via the coding sequence ATGTCTAATACCGATACCTCATTAATTCAGGAAAGTGTCCTTTCACATATTAATGAAAAAATACAAATGTTGAATTCAAAACGGCCTCTACCAGTTGATGCTGTAAACAAATTACAAAAAGAGATTCGACTTTACCATACATACCATTCAAATGCTATAGAAGGAAATACCCTTACACTTCCAGAGACAAAAATTGTTCTCGAAGAAGGCATAACAATCGGTGGAAAGTCAATAAAGGATCATCTCGAAGCTACCAATAATGCAAAGGCGTTTGATTTATTGGAAGACATCGCTAAAAGCAATAAAGGAATAGATCATGTTGTTATACAGCATATCCATGAAATTGTTACTGCTGGTATTCTTGAGGAGGCAGGAAAATATCGTACTAAAAATGTAAGAATAACCGGTGCGATAAAAACACCTCCTGACTGGTCAAAAGTCATCATACTATTGGATGAATTGATCAATAAGATCGATCAAAGTAACATGCATCCTATTGAAACTGTTGCTTTTCTTCATCATAGATTTGTAGAGATTCATCCATTCATAGATGGTAATGGGAGAGTAGCACGTTTGCTGACTAATTTATACTTAATTACCAAAGGTTATCCCCCTATAGTTATAACGACAGAAAATAGAAGGAAATATTATAAATTCCTTAAGTCGGCAGATAATGGAAACCTATCCCCGTTTGTTAATTTCATTGCTAAAGCTGTAGATGAGAGCATTACAATGTATCTGTCAATCTTCGGTGGAACTGATGAATTGCTGCCTCTAAAAGAACTTGCTAAGGAAACTACATATTCTCAGGAATACTTGAGCCTCCGGGCCAGACAGGGAGTTTTGGATGCAGTCAAGATTGGGAGAGTATGGTATTCATCAAAACGTGCTTTAAAAGAATACAGATTACAAAATGTTATTCCAAAAAGAAAATTAAACTTGTAA
- a CDS encoding CooT family nickel-binding protein translates to MCELNAILIDGKDKTTLMEDVVRLAVDGNEITITGIFGDTMTLPGRILRVDMTKNEALIENID, encoded by the coding sequence ATGTGTGAATTAAATGCCATTTTAATTGACGGAAAGGATAAAACAACATTAATGGAAGATGTTGTACGGTTGGCTGTGGATGGAAATGAGATTACCATTACAGGAATTTTTGGAGATACCATGACCTTACCCGGACGGATATTGCGCGTGGATATGACGAAAAATGAAGCATTGATAGAAAATATCGATTAA
- a CDS encoding glucose-6-phosphate isomerase codes for MNRTLTFGGRTQEPDIRMLSDIEAVLLDREILRGGDRELYYMYRDLALSRRDHETMLEHGLRYDITIIPPAMLGREYVKTAGHYHPAVPGTDISYPEVYEVLAGEGHYLLQKRTGGGSVIDVVLVRASVGDKVIIPPDYGHVTINTSNKELKMANWVSREFACVYEPYVELYGAAYYLTEDGFVANPGYRDVPEVREVKPKSFSDVGLARGREIYGLVKDLGKLDFLNRPQEFGWLFEDVL; via the coding sequence ATGAACAGGACACTGACGTTCGGGGGCAGGACGCAGGAACCGGATATCCGCATGCTGTCTGATATTGAAGCTGTCCTGCTTGACAGGGAAATACTCCGGGGCGGGGACAGGGAACTCTATTATATGTACCGGGACCTGGCACTGAGCCGCCGCGATCACGAGACCATGCTCGAACACGGCCTGCGCTATGATATCACCATCATCCCACCTGCCATGCTGGGCAGGGAATATGTGAAGACCGCAGGACATTACCACCCTGCTGTGCCCGGCACTGACATATCGTATCCGGAAGTGTATGAGGTACTTGCTGGCGAGGGGCATTACCTGCTGCAAAAGCGCACAGGCGGCGGTTCGGTGATCGATGTAGTGCTGGTACGGGCATCGGTCGGAGATAAAGTGATCATTCCGCCGGACTACGGCCATGTTACCATCAATACCAGCAATAAGGAACTAAAGATGGCAAACTGGGTGTCCAGGGAGTTCGCATGTGTATATGAGCCATACGTGGAACTGTATGGTGCGGCCTACTATCTGACAGAGGATGGTTTTGTTGCCAACCCTGGTTACAGGGATGTGCCTGAGGTCAGGGAGGTAAAGCCCAAGAGTTTCAGTGACGTGGGGCTGGCCCGGGGCAGGGAGATCTACGGGCTTGTGAAGGATTTGGGTAAGCTGGATTTCCTTAACAGGCCGCAGGAGTTCGGGTGGTTGTTCGAGGATGTGCTTTAA
- a CDS encoding aminopeptidase — protein MSLKNSTCTVLETCMAVKPEEVVLIITDTATHPSIASALYDRALELGCDPIFMNIEPREVHGQEPPPAVAEAMAAADVVLAPTSKSLTHTQAKINAKMAGVRIATMPGISLEMMESGGISADYLSVKDTAFELKSRLDSVNEVRITTDIGTDIVFNVKGCEWMVDHGICHEPGYSTNLPAGEVFVAPKSGNGVFVVDGSMSGLGILNSPLTIKIEDGQATDITGESSGKLIEMIDSVGPPGRNLAELGIGINPEAHLIGNVLEDEKVAGTVHVALGDNSAFGGDVVAGIHLDGIITGPTVYLDGEPMQLPI, from the coding sequence ATGTCACTAAAAAACAGCACTTGCACCGTACTTGAAACCTGTATGGCAGTGAAACCTGAAGAGGTTGTACTTATAATTACAGATACTGCCACGCATCCTTCAATTGCCAGCGCATTGTATGACAGGGCCTTAGAGCTGGGCTGTGACCCTATATTTATGAACATAGAGCCAAGGGAGGTACACGGCCAGGAACCACCCCCGGCCGTGGCAGAGGCAATGGCTGCTGCCGACGTTGTACTGGCGCCCACCAGCAAGTCCCTGACCCATACCCAGGCCAAGATCAATGCCAAAATGGCTGGCGTACGTATAGCCACCATGCCTGGGATAAGCCTTGAGATGATGGAATCGGGCGGCATTTCTGCCGATTACCTGTCTGTAAAGGATACTGCTTTTGAACTGAAATCCAGGCTCGACAGTGTGAATGAAGTGAGGATAACCACCGACATTGGTACTGATATTGTTTTTAATGTAAAAGGATGTGAATGGATGGTTGACCATGGTATCTGCCATGAACCGGGTTATTCCACTAACCTGCCTGCTGGTGAAGTATTCGTGGCCCCGAAAAGCGGCAATGGCGTTTTTGTGGTGGATGGTTCCATGAGCGGGCTTGGCATACTAAACTCGCCCCTGACCATTAAGATCGAAGACGGGCAGGCCACTGATATTACGGGTGAGTCGTCTGGTAAGCTCATTGAAATGATCGATAGTGTTGGACCACCAGGCCGCAACCTGGCAGAACTGGGTATCGGCATTAATCCGGAGGCACATCTCATCGGCAATGTACTTGAGGATGAAAAAGTGGCTGGCACCGTCCATGTGGCCCTGGGTGATAACAGCGCCTTCGGCGGGGATGTGGTGGCAGGCATACACCTGGATGGTATCATTACCGGACCCACTGTATATCTTGATGGTGAACCCATGCAGCTTCCGATTTGA
- a CDS encoding nucleotidyltransferase domain-containing protein has product MDKLNRIEEARKILDDIVSRLRQDYEPEQMILFGSYAYGVPTDDSDIDLLIIKDTSESPLKRWINVRKLVSDLRWGFAFSPLVITPSELDRQLKKGDTFFEDILLKGKKLYVREGIKPA; this is encoded by the coding sequence ATGGATAAGCTAAATCGAATTGAAGAAGCAAGAAAAATCCTTGATGATATCGTAAGCAGGCTCAGGCAAGACTATGAACCTGAACAGATGATCCTGTTCGGTTCTTATGCATACGGGGTGCCGACCGATGACAGTGATATCGATCTGCTGATAATCAAAGATACCAGTGAATCACCACTTAAGCGGTGGATTAATGTCCGGAAATTAGTATCTGACTTGAGATGGGGTTTTGCTTTTTCACCTCTTGTCATTACCCCTTCGGAACTTGATAGGCAGCTTAAGAAAGGAGATACGTTTTTTGAGGATATTCTACTAAAAGGAAAGAAACTTTATGTCAGAGAAGGAATCAAGCCTGCCTGA
- a CDS encoding cysteine hydrolase, translating to MSDMKREGTAFIVGHAQNFMLDEKGLNTAWGVWKYAKETRMIENTKKAIEKAREARVPIIYIKLDIRPQVLPNIGFWKQVKEIDFTKITPSEVEFQFGIVEELAPHPEDYIVTNYNTMDGFHNTDLEQILKALKCDTLIFTGVATNLCLETTVRSAFNRGYNTIVLSDCVATMNEELQKFPINVIFPMLGEVTTAEKLKITS from the coding sequence ATGAGCGATATGAAGAGAGAAGGAACGGCATTTATCGTCGGACACGCACAAAATTTTATGCTTGATGAAAAAGGACTAAATACAGCTTGGGGTGTTTGGAAGTATGCCAAAGAAACAAGGATGATAGAAAATACAAAGAAAGCTATAGAAAAGGCAAGAGAAGCAAGGGTCCCAATAATTTATATCAAATTGGATATAAGACCACAGGTTTTACCAAATATCGGTTTCTGGAAACAGGTTAAGGAGATCGACTTCACTAAAATAACCCCCAGCGAAGTCGAATTTCAATTTGGAATAGTGGAGGAACTCGCCCCTCACCCAGAGGACTATATAGTCACTAACTACAATACCATGGATGGCTTTCATAATACAGATTTAGAGCAAATACTAAAGGCTTTAAAATGTGACACCCTGATCTTTACAGGAGTTGCAACAAACCTTTGTCTCGAAACTACCGTGAGAAGTGCTTTTAATAGGGGATATAATACCATAGTGCTCAGCGACTGTGTTGCTACGATGAATGAAGAGTTACAAAAGTTTCCCATAAATGTAATCTTTCCTATGCTGGGTGAGGTTACGACGGCAGAGAAACTTAAGATTACATCATAA
- a CDS encoding threonylcarbamoyl-AMP synthase, which yields MNCSTQVFKIGTGNLEEVIKTAARIIQQGGTVAFPTETVYGLGADALNPDAVRKIFKAKGRPLDNPLIVHIADQEQLGMVAMEVPDSAHVLMDAFWPGPLTMIFKRKDIVPDVTTCGLDTVAIRMPDNPIALGLIKEAGTPIAAPSANLSGRPSPTTAEHVIADLSGRIDAVIDGGAVRVGVESTVVDMTPEIPVLLRPGRVSIDEIREYVGEVLIGYTDRPAGAGEAVRSPGLKYTHYSPETRLVLVMGNSSAVVDTISELARECRDRNLRVGLLVTDETAGVEEMSECVPADGVFLLGSRYDASAIASNLFAGLRYLDLEDVDVIIADGSIVIDGIGTAVLNRLKKAADELIEVN from the coding sequence ATGAACTGCAGCACACAGGTCTTTAAGATAGGCACCGGCAACCTGGAAGAGGTTATCAAAACAGCCGCCCGCATCATACAACAGGGCGGCACAGTTGCGTTTCCCACTGAGACCGTATACGGTCTGGGTGCAGATGCATTGAACCCGGATGCGGTCAGGAAGATATTCAAGGCAAAGGGGCGGCCCCTGGATAATCCCCTTATCGTACACATTGCGGACCAAGAGCAGCTTGGTATGGTTGCCATGGAAGTACCAGATAGTGCCCACGTCTTAATGGATGCATTCTGGCCCGGCCCCCTTACCATGATATTCAAACGTAAGGATATTGTGCCTGACGTTACCACATGCGGCCTGGATACAGTGGCGATCAGGATGCCTGACAATCCCATAGCCCTGGGATTGATAAAAGAGGCAGGTACGCCCATTGCCGCACCCAGTGCCAACCTCTCAGGCAGGCCCAGCCCAACCACGGCAGAGCATGTTATTGCTGATCTTTCGGGCAGGATAGATGCGGTGATCGATGGCGGGGCCGTGCGCGTGGGTGTGGAATCTACGGTGGTGGACATGACCCCGGAAATTCCTGTGCTGCTAAGACCGGGCAGGGTCAGTATTGACGAGATAAGGGAATATGTGGGTGAGGTGCTTATTGGTTATACTGACAGGCCAGCAGGTGCAGGTGAAGCTGTCAGGTCGCCCGGCCTGAAATATACCCATTATTCGCCTGAGACCAGGCTGGTGCTGGTTATGGGGAACAGCAGTGCTGTTGTGGATACGATAAGTGAGCTGGCCAGGGAGTGCCGGGATCGGAATCTCCGGGTGGGGCTGCTGGTGACCGATGAGACTGCCGGGGTTGAAGAGATGTCTGAGTGTGTGCCGGCAGATGGTGTGTTCTTGCTGGGAAGCAGGTATGATGCCTCTGCAATTGCCAGCAATCTTTTTGCTGGTCTGAGATATCTGGATCTGGAAGATGTTGATGTGATCATAGCAGACGGTTCGATTGTGATTGACGGGATTGGAACTGCAGTCCTTAACAGATTGAAAAAAGCTGCTGATGAATTAATTGAAGTAAATTAA
- a CDS encoding ATP-binding protein, whose protein sequence is MRKDDIIAVLSRWNFWTNIPETGKERSQLQQALKYLGSKANKVVVISGVRRAGKTVLTRQVVKRLIEEGHDEKSTLIINFEDPSFSEELDLKHLQSTYEAYLEIMQPSMQPVVILDEIQDIPKWEKFVRSLQERNEARIIVTGSSSALMSGEFSTVLTGRTLEINMYPLSFREFLDFSGMELRTPSDIILRKDEIIRSLKVYEESGGFPEVVIETSSELKLLIIRKIYEDILYKDIVKRWSVRNINKLEFLGTYYLTNISSPITFNKISKFIKMPVKTVETYSKYLEASNLVFFIRRFSFSLKEQENSPRKVYSIDTGLANSVGFRFQANYGKFIENTVAAQLLRKRLKNPFIDVYYWKDYQHREVDFVVKEGLAVRQLIQVCYDIDNFDTKERELKAILKASKELECGDLLVITWDYEGEEDFKGKTIEFVPLWKWLLGQEIH, encoded by the coding sequence ATGCGAAAAGATGATATCATTGCAGTTCTTTCAAGATGGAACTTCTGGACCAATATCCCTGAAACCGGCAAAGAGAGATCGCAGCTTCAGCAGGCTTTAAAATACCTTGGATCAAAAGCAAATAAGGTCGTTGTGATATCCGGTGTAAGAAGAGCTGGAAAAACAGTTCTCACACGGCAGGTCGTAAAGAGGCTCATCGAAGAAGGACACGATGAAAAAAGTACACTAATTATAAACTTTGAGGACCCCTCATTTTCAGAAGAGCTCGATCTGAAACATCTTCAGAGCACCTACGAAGCATACCTTGAGATCATGCAGCCGTCGATGCAGCCTGTGGTGATACTGGATGAAATACAGGATATCCCAAAATGGGAAAAGTTCGTCCGGAGCCTGCAGGAAAGGAACGAAGCCCGCATCATAGTCACAGGTTCCTCGTCTGCCTTGATGAGTGGTGAATTTTCAACAGTACTTACTGGCAGAACGCTTGAGATAAACATGTACCCCTTATCTTTCAGGGAGTTCCTGGACTTCTCAGGCATGGAACTGAGAACACCATCTGATATAATTCTCAGAAAAGATGAGATCATAAGAAGCTTGAAAGTATACGAGGAGTCAGGCGGTTTTCCTGAGGTTGTGATAGAGACAAGCAGTGAACTGAAATTATTAATTATCAGGAAGATATACGAGGACATATTATACAAGGATATTGTAAAGAGATGGTCGGTCAGGAACATCAATAAACTGGAGTTCCTTGGCACATATTATCTAACTAACATCTCGTCGCCTATCACATTCAATAAGATCTCGAAATTCATAAAAATGCCAGTAAAGACCGTTGAAACCTATTCCAAATACCTTGAAGCTTCAAACCTGGTATTTTTCATAAGACGTTTCTCGTTTTCCCTTAAGGAACAGGAGAACTCCCCGAGAAAAGTATATTCAATTGACACAGGTCTTGCAAATTCGGTAGGGTTCAGGTTCCAGGCGAACTACGGGAAGTTCATTGAAAATACAGTAGCTGCACAGTTGCTGCGCAAAAGACTGAAAAATCCTTTTATTGATGTTTATTACTGGAAAGACTACCAGCATCGAGAAGTTGATTTCGTTGTGAAGGAAGGACTGGCTGTCAGGCAGTTGATCCAGGTATGCTATGACATTGACAATTTTGACACAAAAGAACGGGAATTAAAAGCGATTCTGAAAGCATCAAAAGAACTTGAATGTGGCGACCTGCTTGTGATCACATGGGATTACGAGGGCGAGGAAGATTTTAAAGGTAAGACGATCGAGTTTGTGCCGCTGTGGAAGTGGCTGCTGGGTCAGGAAATACACTGA
- a CDS encoding type II glyceraldehyde-3-phosphate dehydrogenase: protein MSKAKIAINGYGTIGKRVGDAVSAQDDMEIVGVVKTRPSFEAKLAIDRSFDLYASTSDKIEAFSKAGIEVSGTLDELLGKTDLVVDCTPGKVGATYKDLYLKHGVKAIWQGGEEHELAGFSFNSEANYDDAIGRDLTRVVSCNTTGLTRALYPLDQEFGVKKSRVTLMRRAADPGNIKSGPINAIVPNPISLPSHHGPDVNSIMPYLEIATVAVKLSTTIMHFHALNVELEKDFEPQDIIDLYAGRPRIRFVSGEDNINSTAEVMELARDLGRSRSDMFENVIWKDSISKYHGELYFFQAIHQESDVVPENVDAIRAMCELESDGAKSIASTNKAMGIGK from the coding sequence ATGTCAAAAGCAAAGATTGCTATTAATGGATACGGTACCATCGGAAAGCGAGTAGGAGATGCAGTTTCTGCCCAGGATGATATGGAAATAGTGGGTGTAGTGAAAACCCGCCCGTCATTTGAAGCTAAACTGGCAATAGACAGGAGTTTTGACCTGTATGCATCAACTTCCGATAAGATAGAAGCCTTTAGCAAGGCAGGCATTGAAGTTTCGGGTACACTGGACGAGCTACTTGGTAAGACAGACCTGGTAGTAGACTGCACCCCCGGCAAAGTAGGTGCCACATACAAGGACCTGTATTTGAAACATGGTGTAAAGGCTATCTGGCAGGGCGGTGAGGAACATGAACTGGCAGGATTTAGTTTCAACTCGGAAGCCAATTATGATGATGCCATTGGCAGGGACCTGACCCGCGTGGTCAGCTGTAACACCACCGGACTGACCAGGGCACTGTATCCCCTGGACCAGGAATTCGGTGTCAAGAAGTCCAGGGTCACCCTGATGCGAAGGGCGGCAGACCCGGGAAATATCAAGAGCGGCCCGATAAACGCTATTGTACCCAATCCTATCAGCTTACCCAGCCACCACGGGCCGGATGTAAATTCCATCATGCCGTATCTCGAAATTGCAACGGTGGCTGTGAAACTGTCCACTACTATCATGCATTTCCATGCACTGAATGTTGAGCTGGAAAAAGATTTCGAGCCACAGGATATCATTGACCTGTATGCCGGCAGGCCACGTATCAGGTTCGTATCGGGTGAAGATAACATAAATAGTACGGCAGAGGTCATGGAACTGGCAAGGGACCTGGGACGCAGCCGCAGTGACATGTTCGAGAACGTGATATGGAAGGACAGTATCAGCAAGTACCACGGCGAACTGTATTTCTTCCAGGCCATCCACCAGGAGTCAGATGTGGTGCCTGAGAATGTGGATGCGATCCGGGCCATGTGCGAACTGGAATCAGATGGGGCAAAGTCCATAGCAAGTACCAACAAGGCCATGGGGATAGGTAAATAG
- a CDS encoding glycoside hydrolase family 15 protein: MPKPLVIGNGSLLVNLDRNASIRDMYFPRVGDENHVNGHHCRVGVMVEGKNKDLVSLIGDDWVSRLGYKKDTLVTDSYYRNDRLDINLRFNECVHPFENVFIRRIVITNTDTEDIELKLLFSHDIALYENPMGDTGVYDPAVQSIIHYQRCRYFLINGSPHFDQYEIGPKGENKSGMIHSAELNMNSIQVGAVNSFIRFSQHLAAGETKTLYYWIAAGKTFYDVKGLNELVLERTPEQMMAETRQYFHSWVNKEKYDFFDLPAKVADLFKHSLLIVRSQIDNGGAIIAANDSDILERFNMDSYSYMWPRDSAFIAMSLDMARYSGIVSNFFEYCQDLISEHGYFLQKYNPTGTLASGWMPWLTPEGHIQLPIQEDSTALIIVSLWNHYKATRSIAMIDKLYNSMVKPAADFMTRYRDPATGLPKPSYNLWEEHRAVHTYTSSTVYAGLKCAAGFARLYGDNDLAGKYSTAADEIKTGIETHLYDEELGRFLRSIDPWDETVDASLYALSQFKVLPPDDVRVVNTMKAIEEKLSVKTDIGGIARFYGDKYHQVLEYDTEKIPGNPWFICTLWVAQWYIQKAESISDLEKPEEILLWVTDRATQTGILAEQLNPFDGSPLSVSPLTWAHATFVITVLAFVEKARMLEKE, from the coding sequence ATGCCAAAACCTCTTGTTATCGGAAATGGGTCCCTGTTAGTGAACCTTGACAGGAACGCAAGCATACGGGATATGTACTTTCCTCGTGTGGGGGATGAGAACCACGTAAACGGCCACCACTGCCGGGTAGGAGTGATGGTCGAAGGGAAAAACAAGGACCTGGTATCCCTGATAGGAGATGACTGGGTCTCAAGACTTGGTTATAAGAAAGATACATTAGTAACCGACTCCTATTACCGCAACGACCGGCTCGATATTAATTTGAGGTTCAACGAATGCGTGCATCCTTTCGAGAACGTGTTCATTCGCAGGATAGTAATAACCAATACTGACACAGAGGATATCGAGCTAAAGCTGCTTTTCTCCCATGACATTGCACTTTACGAGAACCCGATGGGGGATACAGGAGTGTATGATCCTGCAGTGCAGTCAATAATACATTACCAGCGCTGCCGCTATTTCCTTATCAATGGCTCACCACACTTCGACCAGTATGAGATAGGACCCAAAGGAGAGAACAAATCTGGTATGATACACTCGGCAGAGCTTAATATGAACTCAATCCAGGTAGGAGCAGTGAACAGTTTTATCAGGTTCTCCCAGCATCTTGCAGCCGGTGAGACAAAAACACTGTATTACTGGATAGCGGCCGGAAAAACATTTTATGATGTCAAGGGGCTCAATGAACTGGTACTTGAAAGAACTCCTGAACAAATGATGGCCGAAACCAGGCAGTACTTTCATTCATGGGTCAATAAAGAGAAATATGACTTTTTTGACCTTCCAGCAAAGGTGGCAGACCTGTTCAAACACAGCCTGCTTATAGTACGGTCGCAGATCGACAATGGAGGGGCGATCATCGCTGCCAATGATAGTGACATCCTTGAACGGTTCAACATGGATTCATACAGTTATATGTGGCCGCGGGACAGTGCATTCATTGCCATGTCGCTGGACATGGCACGTTATTCCGGAATTGTGTCTAATTTTTTCGAGTACTGTCAAGACCTTATCAGTGAGCATGGGTATTTCCTGCAAAAATACAATCCTACAGGTACACTTGCAAGTGGCTGGATGCCCTGGCTCACCCCTGAGGGACATATACAGCTTCCAATACAGGAAGATAGTACTGCCCTTATAATCGTGTCCCTGTGGAACCACTATAAAGCTACCAGATCTATTGCAATGATCGATAAGCTCTATAATTCTATGGTAAAACCGGCTGCTGATTTCATGACAAGGTACCGGGATCCTGCAACCGGGCTTCCAAAACCCAGTTATAACTTATGGGAGGAGCATAGGGCTGTCCATACCTATACATCTTCGACCGTATACGCAGGCCTGAAGTGTGCAGCAGGGTTTGCACGGTTGTACGGGGATAATGACCTTGCAGGGAAATACAGCACGGCTGCCGATGAGATAAAAACAGGGATCGAGACACATCTGTATGATGAAGAACTGGGGCGGTTCCTGCGCAGCATCGATCCGTGGGATGAGACAGTTGATGCCAGCCTGTATGCCCTTTCACAGTTCAAGGTGCTGCCCCCGGATGATGTGAGGGTGGTCAATACCATGAAGGCTATTGAGGAGAAACTCTCTGTAAAAACGGATATAGGGGGCATTGCCCGGTTCTATGGGGATAAGTATCACCAAGTATTAGAGTACGATACTGAGAAAATACCAGGCAATCCCTGGTTTATTTGTACACTATGGGTCGCCCAGTGGTATATCCAGAAAGCAGAGAGCATTAGCGACCTGGAAAAACCAGAGGAGATCTTGCTATGGGTCACCGATCGTGCTACCCAGACCGGTATTTTAGCGGAGCAGTTGAATCCTTTTGACGGAAGTCCTTTAAGTGTCAGCCCGCTTACATGGGCTCATGCCACTTTTGTTATTACGGTTCTGGCTTTTGTCGAGAAGGCGAGGATGCTTGAGAAGGAGTGA